The following DNA comes from Corynebacterium atrinae.
TTGATGTCCGATAAGTCTGCACCCCAGGTGGGCATGGGCTTGCGATCGAAGATGCTCAGGGCCTTCAGCCGCTGGTCAAGCATCCACTGCGGCTCATCCTTCTTCGCGGAAATGTCGCGGACGACGTCTTCGTTCAGGCCGCGACGAGCAGAGGCGCCCGCCACGTCAGAATCGTGCCAGCCGTAGTTGTACGGACCGATCGACTCGATGATCTGATCATCATTCATCGGGGTATCGACTCCGGGGTTTTGTGTTGCCTGGGTCATGATCCGCTCCTTTCTTCTGGGGTGAGATTGTCGGGGGTGTGTTGCACGGGTGTTAAAGGGATGTTCGTCGTACAAATGCCGTGCCCACCAGCGACGGTAGCCAAGGGTTGGACATGCACGCCTACCAAATGGGAAATTGTCTCATGCTCCGCCTCGCAGAGTTCCGGGTGGTCCGCCGCGACACTTGCCACCGGACAATGGTGGTGGCAAATCTGGATTCCTGGGCCCGCCTGGCGCACCGTAGCGGCGTAGCCATGGCGGTCAAATGCCGCGGCCAACTCTTCCACGGTGCGCTCGACCGATTCCGCGGTGTCGCCGGCGGGAGTGACTCCCTCGACGATGCGCTCGATCCGGCGGCGAGCGAAATCCCGCACCGCTTCTTCCCCACTGGTGGCCCGAAGGGTCTCGATGGCGTCAGCGGCCAATTGGTCATAGGAATGGCCGAATTGGAGGTGCCCGCGATCGGTGAGCCGGAAGGCCTTTGCCGGACGGCCCCTCGTCGCGGAGCGGGCAGCGCGCCGGGTATCGATCTCAATGAAGCCATCAGCTTCCAAGATGTCGAGGTGGCGGCGGATGCCTGCGGCGGACATGTTGAGACGGTTAGCTAGATCCGAAGCGGTGATTGGCGCGTGTTTTAACAACGTATGCGTGATCTGGCGGCGGGTGTCCCCGTCCTCGATCTCAGCCATCGCAGTCACCTTCATGCTTCATTGTTTGTTGCGTCTGACATAAACGGACTGGTTGCCAAGTTCCGTATGTATTCGACAACACAAGTGTTCCTTAATTCATTCCCCTTGTCCAACTTGATACGCCACCACCATCTCTTAGGCGTGACTAAGTAGTAACCATGCTCGACACTGCCCGATGGGGGACCGCCCGACCGCTAGGATGATCTCTGTGGAACGCAGACGCCCGGCCATCATCGACGATGTTGCCTCAAATCTCCCGCGGCTCGGGTCCGCGGGATCCCGCTCGGCGACCCTGCACCAAGACGCCGCCCCCACTCCGGCCAGCGGTCGGCTCGGCGTCCGGGAGCTTTCGCGCTTTCAGGTCCTGCGCATCGTCGGCACCACAGGCACTGTGCTCATCGGATTCGGCGCCCTCGGCGCAGGCGCCCTACCAGTGGTTGATAATCCCTATTCCTCTTTCCCCGGCGGATTTCTCCTCTCCCGCCTTTTGCAAACCTCCTCCGTCATGGTCATGGTGGGAGTTGGCCTGTTAGTCCTGGCCTGGTTGCTCATGGCTCCGTTCGTGGGCGTATCCCGCAGAACTTCCCGTCAACCCACGGTGTCGATGTCCGCTCTCAAACGTACTTTTGCCGCTTGGGTCCTGCCGTTAATCTTCACTGCTCCGCTATTCACCCAGGACATCTACTCCTATTTGGCCCAGGGTTCGATCGTGGCCCGCGGAATGGATCCCTACTCCGCCGGTCCCGTGGACCTGCTGGGCACCGAGGACCCGCTGGCACGTTCCGTGCCCTTCATCTGGTCGCACTCCCCCTCGCCATACGGTCCGGTCGCTCTCTGGATTTCCTCCGCGATCAGCCACATCACCTCTGATTCCATCATCCTGGGCGTGTTTTCCCATCGCCTGCTGTCGCTCATCGGCCTCATCGCCGCCGGGTGGGCGATCAGTCGGCTGGCTACGCGCTGCGGCGTGAGCCCGGTTGCAGCCGTGTGGCTAGGAGTGCTCAATCCCCTGACCATCCTGCATCTGATCGGCGGGATTCATAATGAGGCCCTGCTGCTGAGCTTGATGCTCGTGGGTTTGCATCTGGGCTTGCGGGGAGTAGACATGCTCGACGGCCGCAATGGCGAGAAAGCGAACCTCGCGAGAGCAGCAGCCTTCATCGTCGCTTCCGCCGCGCTCATCGCCTGCGCCGGCATGGTCAAGGTAACTGGCTTCCTCGCACTTGGGTTCGTGGGCATGAACCTGGCCCGCTATTTCCTCCGCGCGGGACGACATCCGGTGGTCGCCGTCACCGTGGCGGTGTGCATCCAGGTTGCCTTGCTCTTGGCGACCATCGCGGTGGTTACTCTCTGCACCGGCATCGGCCTCGGCTGGGTCACCGGGCAAGGCGGCGCAGCCACCATCCGCAGCTGGTTGTCCCTGTCAACCACCATCGGCGTGATCTCTGGGTTCTTTGGCATGCTATTGGGCCTTGGCGATCACTCGGCGATGGTCATCCGCGTCTCCCAGGCGGTCGGCATCATCGTCGCCGGGAGCTTCCTCATCCGCCTGCTCTTCGCCACCTTCCGGGGAACAATCCACCCCGTAGGCGGCCTCGGAGTGGCTACCTTTGTCCTGGTTATCCTCTTCCCCGTTGTTCACCCCTGGTACATGCTGTGGGCCATCCTCCCCCTAGCAGCATGGGCCAACCGTTCCTTCTTCCGCTTCGCCGTCATGGCCTATTCCGCCACCTTCAGTGTCTTCGTTCTCCCCCGCGGCCTTTCCCTGCCACCCATGACAGTGGTGAGCATTTACGTGGGGGCTGCGCTGGTATTTGCAGCAGTCGTCGCGGGCGGATGGTGGCTGTTGAGGCGCCGCGGAGTGCTTGGCCTACACTGATACATCGTGCCTGCAACTTTTGATGGATCTTCGGCGATGGAGACACCAGCCCTCGAACTGAGGGACGTGGTCAAGACCTACGGAAACACCGCTGCGGTCAATGGGCTAACCTTCACCGCCCGCCGCGGGGAGGTCTTGGCCCTTTTGGGCCCCAACGGTGCCGGCAAGACCACTACCATCGAAATGTGCGAGGGTTTCACCTCCCCCACTTCGGGCGCCATCCGAGTTCTCGGCATTGATCCGACGCGCCACGCGGACGAGGTCCGCCGACACATTGGCATCATGCTGCAGGGCGGCGGTTCCTACTCCGGTATCCGAGTCGCAGAGATGCTTCGTTTGGCCGCGGCCTACAACGACAATCCGCACGATCCCGAATGGCTTATCGACGTCCTGGGGCTCGGCGGCGTCCGCAACACCACCTATCGGCGGCTGTCCGGTGGACAACAGCAGCGGCTCTCTCTCGCGCTCGCACTCATCGGACGCCCCGAGTTGGTCTTCCTCGATGAACCCACAGCGGGCTTGGACACTCAGTCCCGCCTCGCGGTGTGGGAGCTAGTCAGTGCACTGCGGGCGGATGGTGTCACAGTCATCCTGACCACCCACCTCATGGACGAAGCGGAATCTTTGGCCGACCACATCGTCATTATCGATCGTGGTTGCGTCGTGGCCGAGGGTTCCCCCGCTGCGCTCACCGCCGGAGCAGGGTCGAGCCGAGTGAATTTCGAGACCGACTGCCCGCTCAACCTCCCGGACATCGCGGGGCTCGACATCGAAACCGTTCGCCCGCTCAACTATCGAGCTGCCGGGAACCCCACCCCGGAGCTCCTCGCTTCCCTGACGGCTGCCGCCGCAAGGCAAGGAGTGCTTATCCGGCGCCTCGACGTCGATCATCGCAACCTCGAGGAAGTCTTCCTCGACATCACCGGCCGAAGCCTGAGGAGCTGACATGTCTAACACCACGAACGCCTCGCGCTTCGCCCCCGGCACCTTCACCCCGGCCCCGAAAAGAGCCTCCCAGCGCCGCATGGTCATGGCGCAGGGGCGCATGGAGACCATTCTTTTCCTCCGCCACGGCGAGCAACAACTGTTGAGCATCATCATCCCCTTGGGCATGCTCATCATCGCGGGCAGCATTCCCCTCTTGGGTGAGGAGACCGGCGTGTCCGAGATCCTGCCCATGATGCTGGCCATCGCCACAACCAGTTCCGGATTCACTGGGCAGGCAATCGCCCTGGCCTTTGACCGTCGTTATGGGGCGCTCAAGCGTACCGGAGCTTCAGGAGTCTCGGCCAGCATCATTATCGCGGGCAAGGTCATCGCAGTTACCGTCATGGCCGTCCTCCAAACCATCCTGTTGGCCGGGACAGCCTTTGTGCTCGGCTGGCGCACCGATTTCACGGGCGTCGTGCTCGGCCTCGTCGTGCTCTTCGCCGGCGTCGCGGCCTTCACCTCCCTAGGTCTGCTTATGGGTGGCACGTTTAGCTCAGAGCTGGTGTTGGCGTTGGCCAACCTCATCTGGGTGATCCTCGTCGGCATCGTCGGCTGGGTCCTATACTCACAGGGCCTCTACGACGCCGGCTGGTACACACTCATCCCCTCGGTGGCGATGGCCTCCGGCTTGACCCTCGCTTTTGACGGCGCCTTCCCCTGGCGCGAGATCCTCGTCCTTCTCGCGTGGGCTGGTGTGGCGTCGGCTGCCGCCGCGAAATGGTTCCGCTTTTCCGCCTAGTTCTTTAGTGGGATACGCCACGTCCGACAACCGCGCAGAATTGGCCCGCAAGCTGCACGAACAGGTAGGGTGGACGCCGTGACTCAGATTGCGACAACCCCCGTTATCAAAGAACCAATGCTCCCTTCGCTGAAGGTTCAGCGAGTCCTTGCCATGATTTTGCTCGTCGCGCAGGGCGCGATCACCGTCACCGGTTCCATCGTCCGCGTGACTGGTTCCGGCTTGGGCTGCAACACTTGGCCCAATTGCCACGAGGGTTCATTGGTTCCCGTCCAGGGAGCCGCACCGGCTTTGCATCAGGCGATTGAGTTCGGTAACCGTCTGCTGACCTTCGTGTTGGCCGCCATTGCCATCGCCGTTTTCGTGGCGGTGCTCCGGGCGAAACGGCGCCGGGAGATCATCGTGTACTCGGTGATTTCCGGGTTGGGCATCGTCCTCCAAGCAGTGCTCGGCGGAATCTCTGTCCACTTGGATCTGAAGTGGTGGGCGGTGGCCATTCACTTCCTGCCGTCCATGGCGCTGGTGTGGATCGCCGCTTTGCTTTACATGCGCCTGGCCGAACCCGATGGCGCGGAGCCCGTCCGCCTGTTCTCCCCCCTCATCCGCGGATTCAGTGTCGTCGCCGCCGTCTGCCTCAGCGTGGTCCTCGTTACCGGAACGATGGTTACGGGAGCCGGTGTTCACTCCGGTGATTCGGGCGCTGGCATGGAGGGTCGCCTCGACGTCAACATTGAGCTGATGGCCTACATCCACGCCGCGACGATGTACATCTACCTCACGGCGACCGTCGTCATTGTGTGGCTGCTTTATCAGGGCAAGGCCTCTCTCGCCGCCAAACGAACAGCCTGGGTCCTCATCGCGATGATCCTGGTGCAGTGGGCGATCGGCATCATCCAATTCAACCTCGGCATCCCGCGCTGGACCATCCCTGCCCACATTGCGATGTCGTCCATTGTGGTCGCTTTCTCCGCCTTCCTTTACGCCCACGGGCGGCGTCGAATCGGTCCCACAGCAGAAAACGCCCCCGTTTCTGCCTAGAGGTCGCTAGCCTGGATGCCATGAAGGCAATCCAAATTTCCCAGACCGGTGGACCTGAGGTCCTCCACGTACGCGACATCGACGCACCCGTCCCCTCCGAGGACGAGGTGCTTGTCGACGTCCAGGTGGCGGGCGTCAACTACATCGACACGTACTACCGGGAAGGCGTCTACCACGCGGCCCTCCCCTTCGTGCCCGGACTCGAGGGCACCGGCCGAGTGGTGTATGACCCCCAAGGCGAGATCGCCGAGGGCACCGTCGTCGCCTGGTGTGATGCATTTGGGTCCTACGCTGAGCAGGTCTGTGTCCCCCGCGATCGCCTCGTCGCGGTTCCGGAGGGCGTAAGCCCGGACGTCGCGGCGTCGATGCTGTTGCAGGGCATCACCGCCCACTACCTCACCTACGGCGTCTACGACCTTCAGGAGGGAGATTCCTGCCTCATCACCGCCGGCGCTGGCGGTGTTGGTCTACTCGCGACCCAGATGGCGGCCGCCAAGGGGGCTCGCGTATTTTCAGTCGTCTCCTCCAATCAAAAGGAGAAGCTAGCACTCGAAGCGGGCGCAACCGAGGTCTTTCGCTATTCAGACAACCTCGCAGAGGTTGTCCGCCGCCGCAATGATGGAGTTGGAGTGGACGTGGTCTACGACGGCGTCGGCAAGGACACGTTCAACGAGTCCCTCGAAGCCGTCCGCCCCCGCGGCACGGTCTGCCTCTTCGGCGCCGCGTCCGGGCCGGTGGAGCCCTTCGACCCGCAGCTGCTGAATACTCACGGCTCGATCTTCCTCACTCGACCGTCAATCGGTGCGTGGACCTCAGGCGAGGGAGAATTCCGAATGCGCGCGCAGGCGGTCACCCAGGCCGTGGTTGATGGCACGCTCAAGTTCCGAGTATCCAGCTCTTATCCACTGGCCGAGGCTGCGCAGGCCCATCGGGATCTGCATGCCCGCAAGACCACCGGGTCGATCGTGCTGCAGGTGCAGGACTAGAAAAAGGTGGTGGTCCAGCCGAGCATCTCGCCGATGGTCTGCCACCCTAGGACCGCGTCGACGGACAGGGCGACGAACACGAGCGCCAGGTAGTTGTTCGAAAGGATGAACAGCTTGAGGGGCTTGACGTTCGCGCCCTTGACCACGCCGTTGTGCAGGACATGCGCCATCACGAGAAAGTAAGCCCCGCCTGCGAGGGCGCCGATGAGATAGATCCACGAGGCAGCGGGGACTAGCAGCAGCGTGGTGATAACCGTGGCCCAGGTGTACCACACGATCTGCCGAGTCACCTCCACGGGCTTGCGCACCACCGGAAGCATGGGGACTCCGGCTTTTTGGTAGTCGTCCTTGTACTTCATTGCCAGTGCCCAGGTGTGCGGCGGCGTCCAGAAGAAGATGATCATGAAGAGCACGATCGCCTGCCACCACTGGTGGGGGACGCCCTCCGGCAGGTTATCGGTGATTACGGCCCAGCCCACCAAAACGGGCATGCAGCCCGCGGCACCGCCCCAAATGACGTTTTGCCAGGTGCGACGCTTAAGCCACTTGGTGTAGACGAACACGTAGAACCAGTTGGTCAGCACAATAAAAAGCGCGGCCAGCCAGGAGTTACACAGCACACCGAGCCACAAAACCGAAATGATCAACAACGCCCAGGCGAAAATAGAGGCCTCGCGGTTGGAGACTTTCTTGCGCACCAGGGGGCGAGCTCGCGTGCGACCCATCTTCTGATCGATGTCTGAATCCTCGACCATATTGAAGGTATTCGCCGCGGCCGCGCCCATCCAACCACCAACGACGGTAAGCAAGATCAGCAGGATATTATTCTCGCCACGTTCGGCCTGCAGCATCGCCGGAATCGTGGCAACGAGGAGTAGTTCAATGACCCTCGGCTTCGTCAGCGCAATGTAGGCCTTGATTGTCTCCAAGTGAGATTCCTCCAACAACATGGTTTTCGACGACACGGACGCGTCCCCAGACTTGTCGTGTCTAGGACTCGAAAAGTTCCCACCGCACGCAACGAAGGGCAGTCTCAGCGAGAAGTTCAGGGGCGCGCGCGTTCTTGTCATACTAACGGCTGATCGATCACGCGTGAGAATCAGGGCGGAAATAGCCACTCGGTGCTGGCATTGAGAGCATCTGATCACATGAGAGTCTCAATGAGCACTAAAGTAGACGGAGACGAAAACCTCCGATGCCTTTGTTGGTGGTTTCTCCTGACCCAATCTCTACTGAAGTGAGGATTTCCCGTGACCTTGACACCCGAACTGCAGGCTCTGACCGAGCGCCACTACCCCGTCGATTGGACGGAAACCGACACCCGAGCGGTCGACACCGTCCGCGTCTTGGCGGCTGATGCAGTCCAGAACGTGGGTTCCGGTCACCCGGGCACCGCGATGTCCCTCGCTCCGCTGGCGTACACGCTATACCAGCGCATCATTAACCACGACCCCAATGACACCGACTGGGTGGGCCGCGACCGTTTCGTCCTCTCCTGCGGTCACTCTTCCCTCACTCAGTACATTCAGCTCTATTTGGGAGGCTTTGGCCTCGAGCTCGATGACATCAAGGCGCTGCGCTCCTGGAATTCACTGACCCCGGGTCACCCCGAGGTCCATCACACCCGTGGTGTGGAGATCACCACCGGTCCGCTGGGGCAGGGCCTGGCCTCTGCTGTCGGCATGGCCATGGCATCTCGCCGTGAGCGCGGTCTCTTCGACCCGGAGACTCCAGCCGGCGAGTCCCCCTTCGACCACTATGTCTACGTCATCGCCTCCGACGGTGACCTCCAGGAAGGTGTTACCTCCGAGGCCTGCTCCCTCGCTGGCACGCAGGAACTGGGCAACCTCATCGTCTTCTGGGACGACAACCGCATCTCCATCGAAGATGACACCCAGATCGCCTTCACCGAAGACGTCGTCGCCCGCTACCAGGCTTATGGATGGCAGACCATTGAGATCGAAGGCGGCGAAAACGTCGCTGCCATCGAATCGGCTGTCGTCGCAGCCAAGGCCGACACCTCTCGCCCGACCTTCATCCGTCTGCGCACCATCATTGGCTACCCGGCACCGAACCTGCAGAACACCGGTGCCTCCCACGGCGCCGCTCTGGGCGAAGCTGAGGTTGCAGCCACCAAGGAGCTCCTGGGCTTCGATCCGTCGAAGAATTTCGATGTCTCGGAGGAGGTAATTTCCCACACCCGCGAGCTAACCAAGCGCGGCGCTGAGAAGCACGCCGCCTGGCAGAAGAAGTTCGATGCCTGGGCTACCGCCCACCCGGAGAACAAGGCCCTGTTCGATCGCCTCACTGACCGCGAGCTGCCGGCCGGCTTCCACGAGTCCCTCCCCACCTGGGATGCTGATGCCAAGGGCGTTGCTACCCGCAAGGCCTCCGAAGCCACTCTCCAGGCATTGGGTGCCGTCATGCCGGAGCTGTGGGGTGGATCTGCGGATCTCGCGGGCTCGAACAACACCGTGATCAAGGGTTCGCCGTCCTTCGGCCCGAAGGAGATCTCCACCGACACCTGGTCTGCTGAGCCTTATGGCCGCAACCTTCATTTCGGTATCCGCGAACATGCGATGGGATCCATTCTTAATGGCATTTCCCTCCACGGCCCGACCCGGCCCTACGGCGGCACCTTCCTCATCTTCTCTGACTACATGCGCCCGGCCGTTCGACTCGGCGCCTTGATGAAGTGCGATGCCTACTACGTGTGGACTCACGACTCCATCGGTCTGGGCGAAGATGGGCCCACCCACCAGCCAGTGGAAACCCTGGCTGCGCTTCGCGCGATCCCGGGCCTGTCGGTTATCCGTCCGGCGGATGCTAACGAGACCGCTCAGGCGTGGGCCGCAGCGCTGGAGTACCGCGAATCCCCCAAGGGCCTTGCCTTGACCCGTCAGAACGTCCCCGTGCTGGAAGGCACGAAGGAGAAGGCGGCCGAGGGTGTCCGCCGAGGCGCCTACGTCCTCGTTGAGGGCTCCAAGCAAACCCCCGATGTCATCTTGTTGGGTACCGGCTCCGAGGTGCAGCTCGCCGTGGAGGCCGCAGCCTCCCTTGAAGCTGAGGGAATCGCCGCCCGCGTGGTGTCTGTTCCCTGCATGGAGTGGTTCGCAGAGCAAGATGCTGAGTACATCGAATCCGTACTCCCGGCAGCCGTCCCCGCCCGCGTTTCCGTCGAGGCCGGTATCGCTCAGCCGTGGCACCGCTGGACCGGCACGCATGGCCGCAACGTGTCCCTCGAACACTTCGGTGCCTCCGCCGCCTACGAGAAGCTCTATGAGGAATTCGGCATTACGTCCGCGGCCGTTGCCGCCGCCGCCAAGGAATCCCTCGCCGCTTCCCAGTAACCACCATCAACTCAGTAAAGGATCTACAGATGAGTTTTATCGACGAGCTAGCCTCGCTGGGCACATCCACCTGGTTGGATGATCTTTCCCGCGATCGCATCACCTCCGGCAACCTGCAAGAGGTCATCGAGACCAAGTCGGTCGTTGGTGTCACCACCAACCCGGCAATCTTTGCCGCCGCCATGAGCAAGGGCAACGCCTACGACGCGCAGATCGCTGAGCTCAAGGCCGCTGGTGCCGCCGTGGACGAAGCCGTCTACGCAATGTCAGTCGATGACGTTCGCGATGCCTGTGACGTGTTCCTCCCGATCTTCGAGAGCTCCGGGGGTCGTGACGGTCGTGTCTCCATCGAGGTCGACCCGCGAATCTCCGACGACCGCGACGCCACCATCGCCCAGGCCAAGGAGTTGTGGAAGAAGGTGGACCGCCCCAACGTGATGATCAAGATCCCGGCCACGGACGGTTCGCTTCCGGCGATCTCCGACGCTTTGGCCGCGGGTATTTCCGTCAACGTCACCTTGATTTTCTCGGTGGCCCGCTACCGCCAAGTCATCATCGCTTACCGCGAGGGCATCCAGCGTGCCGCTGAAAATGGCCATGACGTTTCCGACATCTTCTCCGTCGCTTCCTTCTTCGTCTCCCGCCTCGACTCCGAGGTGGATCGTCGCCTCGAGGAAATCGGCACTGACGAGGCCCTGGCGCTGCGCGGCAAAGCAGGCGTGGCCAACGCACAGCGTGCGTACGCCGTGTTCCAAGAACTCGGACGCGAAGGTCTCCCCGTCGGCGCTAACGTCCAGCGCCCGCTGTGGGCATCGACCGGAGTGAAGAACCTGGACTACTCGGCCACCTTGTATGTTACTGAGCTGGCCGGCCCCGACACGGTCAACACCATGCCTGAAGCGACTATCGACGCCGTCCTCGAGCTTGGTGGCCTCCACGGTGACACCCTCGACGGTGCCGCGGATGCGGCACAGGCGTTGTTCGAGCAGCTGACTGCAGTCGGCATCGACATGGAGGATGTGTTCGCAGTGCTGGAGCAGGAGGGCGTCGATAAGTTTGTGTCCGCGTGGCAGGAACTGCTCGACTCCATGGAAACCCAACTGCAGTAACGAAGAAAGGACGACGCTTCATGGCCTCGACCGATACTGAGCAGTGGGACAACCCGCTGCGCGATGTCCACGACAAGCGGCTACCGCGGATCGCCGGCCCTTCCGGCATGGTGATCTTCGGCGTGACCGGCGACTTGGCACGCAAGAAGCTGCTGCCGGCGGTGTACGACCTCGCTAATCGTGGACTCCTGCCAGCCGGCTTCACGCTGGTGGGATTCGGTCGACGCGATTGGAGCAAGGCCGATTTCGAGGCCTACGTCCGGGAGGCCGTGGAGGCCGGCGCGCGCACCAAGTTCCGCGAGCACGTGTGGGAACGCCTCGCCGAGGGCGCGCACTTCGTAGAAGGCAACTTCGACGACGCCGGGTTTGACCGGCTGGCCGCCACGTTGAAGGAGATGGACCGGACGCGCGGCACAGCCGGGAACTGGGCGTTCTACCTTTCTGTTCCGCCGGACTACTTCTCTAAGGTCTGCCATCAGCTCGAGCGTTCGGGGCTGGCGGAAGCGACTGAGGAATCGTGGCGGCGCGTGATCATCGAGAAGCCGTTTGGCCACGATGAGGCCAGCGCCCGGGAGCTGAACCAGGTGGTCAACGCGGTTTTTCCAGAGGAGTCCGTCTTCCGCATCGACCACTATTTGGGCAAGGAGACCGTCCAGAACATCCTGGCGTTGCGCTTTGCCAACCAGCTGTTTGATCCGCTGTGGAACTCCCACTACGTCGACCACGTCCAGATCACCATGGCCGAGGACATCGGGTTGGGCGGCCGAGCCGGATATTACGACGGCATTGGCGCGGCACGCGACGTCATCCAGAACCACCTCATCCAGTTGTTGGCTCTGGTGGCGATGGAAGAACCCGTTACCTTCGACCCCACCGAGCTTCAGGCCGAGAAAGTCAAGGTCCTGCGCGCTACCTCACCGGTGTACCCGCTGAGCAAAACCACGGCCCGCGGG
Coding sequences within:
- a CDS encoding helix-turn-helix transcriptional regulator, producing the protein MAEIEDGDTRRQITHTLLKHAPITASDLANRLNMSAAGIRRHLDILEADGFIEIDTRRAARSATRGRPAKAFRLTDRGHLQFGHSYDQLAADAIETLRATSGEEAVRDFARRRIERIVEGVTPAGDTAESVERTVEELAAAFDRHGYAATVRQAGPGIQICHHHCPVASVAADHPELCEAEHETISHLVGVHVQPLATVAGGHGICTTNIPLTPVQHTPDNLTPEERSGS
- the mptB gene encoding polyprenol phosphomannose-dependent alpha 1,6 mannosyltransferase MptB — its product is MISVERRRPAIIDDVASNLPRLGSAGSRSATLHQDAAPTPASGRLGVRELSRFQVLRIVGTTGTVLIGFGALGAGALPVVDNPYSSFPGGFLLSRLLQTSSVMVMVGVGLLVLAWLLMAPFVGVSRRTSRQPTVSMSALKRTFAAWVLPLIFTAPLFTQDIYSYLAQGSIVARGMDPYSAGPVDLLGTEDPLARSVPFIWSHSPSPYGPVALWISSAISHITSDSIILGVFSHRLLSLIGLIAAGWAISRLATRCGVSPVAAVWLGVLNPLTILHLIGGIHNEALLLSLMLVGLHLGLRGVDMLDGRNGEKANLARAAAFIVASAALIACAGMVKVTGFLALGFVGMNLARYFLRAGRHPVVAVTVAVCIQVALLLATIAVVTLCTGIGLGWVTGQGGAATIRSWLSLSTTIGVISGFFGMLLGLGDHSAMVIRVSQAVGIIVAGSFLIRLLFATFRGTIHPVGGLGVATFVLVILFPVVHPWYMLWAILPLAAWANRSFFRFAVMAYSATFSVFVLPRGLSLPPMTVVSIYVGAALVFAAVVAGGWWLLRRRGVLGLH
- a CDS encoding ABC transporter ATP-binding protein; its protein translation is METPALELRDVVKTYGNTAAVNGLTFTARRGEVLALLGPNGAGKTTTIEMCEGFTSPTSGAIRVLGIDPTRHADEVRRHIGIMLQGGGSYSGIRVAEMLRLAAAYNDNPHDPEWLIDVLGLGGVRNTTYRRLSGGQQQRLSLALALIGRPELVFLDEPTAGLDTQSRLAVWELVSALRADGVTVILTTHLMDEAESLADHIVIIDRGCVVAEGSPAALTAGAGSSRVNFETDCPLNLPDIAGLDIETVRPLNYRAAGNPTPELLASLTAAAARQGVLIRRLDVDHRNLEEVFLDITGRSLRS
- a CDS encoding ABC transporter permease, with product MSNTTNASRFAPGTFTPAPKRASQRRMVMAQGRMETILFLRHGEQQLLSIIIPLGMLIIAGSIPLLGEETGVSEILPMMLAIATTSSGFTGQAIALAFDRRYGALKRTGASGVSASIIIAGKVIAVTVMAVLQTILLAGTAFVLGWRTDFTGVVLGLVVLFAGVAAFTSLGLLMGGTFSSELVLALANLIWVILVGIVGWVLYSQGLYDAGWYTLIPSVAMASGLTLAFDGAFPWREILVLLAWAGVASAAAAKWFRFSA
- a CDS encoding COX15/CtaA family protein, with translation MLPSLKVQRVLAMILLVAQGAITVTGSIVRVTGSGLGCNTWPNCHEGSLVPVQGAAPALHQAIEFGNRLLTFVLAAIAIAVFVAVLRAKRRREIIVYSVISGLGIVLQAVLGGISVHLDLKWWAVAIHFLPSMALVWIAALLYMRLAEPDGAEPVRLFSPLIRGFSVVAAVCLSVVLVTGTMVTGAGVHSGDSGAGMEGRLDVNIELMAYIHAATMYIYLTATVVIVWLLYQGKASLAAKRTAWVLIAMILVQWAIGIIQFNLGIPRWTIPAHIAMSSIVVAFSAFLYAHGRRRIGPTAENAPVSA
- a CDS encoding quinone oxidoreductase family protein; this translates as MKAIQISQTGGPEVLHVRDIDAPVPSEDEVLVDVQVAGVNYIDTYYREGVYHAALPFVPGLEGTGRVVYDPQGEIAEGTVVAWCDAFGSYAEQVCVPRDRLVAVPEGVSPDVAASMLLQGITAHYLTYGVYDLQEGDSCLITAGAGGVGLLATQMAAAKGARVFSVVSSNQKEKLALEAGATEVFRYSDNLAEVVRRRNDGVGVDVVYDGVGKDTFNESLEAVRPRGTVCLFGAASGPVEPFDPQLLNTHGSIFLTRPSIGAWTSGEGEFRMRAQAVTQAVVDGTLKFRVSSSYPLAEAAQAHRDLHARKTTGSIVLQVQD
- a CDS encoding heme o synthase is translated as MTRTRAPLNFSLRLPFVACGGNFSSPRHDKSGDASVSSKTMLLEESHLETIKAYIALTKPRVIELLLVATIPAMLQAERGENNILLILLTVVGGWMGAAAANTFNMVEDSDIDQKMGRTRARPLVRKKVSNREASIFAWALLIISVLWLGVLCNSWLAALFIVLTNWFYVFVYTKWLKRRTWQNVIWGGAAGCMPVLVGWAVITDNLPEGVPHQWWQAIVLFMIIFFWTPPHTWALAMKYKDDYQKAGVPMLPVVRKPVEVTRQIVWYTWATVITTLLLVPAASWIYLIGALAGGAYFLVMAHVLHNGVVKGANVKPLKLFILSNNYLALVFVALSVDAVLGWQTIGEMLGWTTTFF
- the tkt gene encoding transketolase, translated to MTLTPELQALTERHYPVDWTETDTRAVDTVRVLAADAVQNVGSGHPGTAMSLAPLAYTLYQRIINHDPNDTDWVGRDRFVLSCGHSSLTQYIQLYLGGFGLELDDIKALRSWNSLTPGHPEVHHTRGVEITTGPLGQGLASAVGMAMASRRERGLFDPETPAGESPFDHYVYVIASDGDLQEGVTSEACSLAGTQELGNLIVFWDDNRISIEDDTQIAFTEDVVARYQAYGWQTIEIEGGENVAAIESAVVAAKADTSRPTFIRLRTIIGYPAPNLQNTGASHGAALGEAEVAATKELLGFDPSKNFDVSEEVISHTRELTKRGAEKHAAWQKKFDAWATAHPENKALFDRLTDRELPAGFHESLPTWDADAKGVATRKASEATLQALGAVMPELWGGSADLAGSNNTVIKGSPSFGPKEISTDTWSAEPYGRNLHFGIREHAMGSILNGISLHGPTRPYGGTFLIFSDYMRPAVRLGALMKCDAYYVWTHDSIGLGEDGPTHQPVETLAALRAIPGLSVIRPADANETAQAWAAALEYRESPKGLALTRQNVPVLEGTKEKAAEGVRRGAYVLVEGSKQTPDVILLGTGSEVQLAVEAAASLEAEGIAARVVSVPCMEWFAEQDAEYIESVLPAAVPARVSVEAGIAQPWHRWTGTHGRNVSLEHFGASAAYEKLYEEFGITSAAVAAAAKESLAASQ
- the tal gene encoding transaldolase translates to MSFIDELASLGTSTWLDDLSRDRITSGNLQEVIETKSVVGVTTNPAIFAAAMSKGNAYDAQIAELKAAGAAVDEAVYAMSVDDVRDACDVFLPIFESSGGRDGRVSIEVDPRISDDRDATIAQAKELWKKVDRPNVMIKIPATDGSLPAISDALAAGISVNVTLIFSVARYRQVIIAYREGIQRAAENGHDVSDIFSVASFFVSRLDSEVDRRLEEIGTDEALALRGKAGVANAQRAYAVFQELGREGLPVGANVQRPLWASTGVKNLDYSATLYVTELAGPDTVNTMPEATIDAVLELGGLHGDTLDGAADAAQALFEQLTAVGIDMEDVFAVLEQEGVDKFVSAWQELLDSMETQLQ